From the genome of Nasonia vitripennis strain AsymCx chromosome 1, Nvit_psr_1.1, whole genome shotgun sequence, one region includes:
- the LOC100121482 gene encoding cytosolic purine 5'-nucleotidase isoform X1, producing the protein MFCMHARLKLSIEQEFLGCGSMRVIVRFSSYAIQAEAPKSTNFRVHFDAEPNTLEQRMIDNMSKQISLGLKRNDRSEQDLDSFNEGNQGQRSDKRELSHRIFVNRSLHLENIKFYGFDMDYTLAEYKSPEYEQLGFNLLKDRLVSLGYPKEISRFEYDPSFPVRGLWFDTLYGNLLKVDAYGNILVCVHGFDFLKHSQVYELYPNKFLQLDESRVYVLNTLFNLPETYLLACLIDFFSNSRQYTREKSGVGVKEGELTMSFKSIFQDVRNAVDWIHMHGDLKTKTIENLDQYIKRDERLPICLTRIKESGAKVFLLTNSDYVFTDKIMTYLFDFPHGAKPNEPHRNWKTYFDTIVVDAKKPLFFGEGTILRQVDTKTGALKLGTHKGPLHTDEVYSGGSCDVFTEMIGAKGKDVLYIGDHIFGDILKSKKIRGWRTFLIVPELVQELHVWTDKCQLFAELQSLDVMLGEMYKNLDSSTKEKPDISKLRASIRDVTHRMDLAYGMMGSLFRSGSRQTFFSSQVVRYADLYAATFLNLMYYPFSYMFRAPAMLMPHESTVAHEQRFVMETPTISRSRMFKIKENNGGHLQSYFDAEQDREEHDNVHSTNKNGSSSKDSLSPETGFDQIPHARPETPRNVTHTHDDDCSDEDSDCVKRSEA; encoded by the exons ATGTTTTGCATGCACGCGAGATTGAAACTATCTATTGAGCAAGAATTTCTGGGTTGCGGCTCTATGCGTGTTATCGTCCGGTTCTCCAGTTATGCAATCCAAGCGGAGGCGCCTAAAAGCA CCAATTTCCGCGTTCACTTTGATGCGGAGCCTAATACGCTAGAGCAGAGAATGATCGACAACATGTCGAAACAAATATCCCTTGGCCTGAAAAGGAACGACAGGAGCGAGCAGGATTTGGACAGTTTCAACGAGGGCAATCAGGGCCAGCGCTCGGACAAGCGCGAGCTCAGTCACAG GATATTCGTCAACCGAAGCCTGCACCTCGAGAACATCAAGTTCTATGGCTTCGACATGGACTACACACTGGCCGAGTACAAGTCGCCGGAGTACGAGCAGCTTGGCTTCAATTTACTGAAGGACCGTCTGGTTTCGCTGGGCTATCCCAAGGAAATCAGTCGCTTCGAGTACGACCCCAGCTTTCCGGTCAGAGGACTGTGGTTCGACACGCTGTACGGAAACCTGCTGAAGGTCGACGCCTACGGCAACATACTGGTCTGCGTGCACGGATTCGACTTTCTCAAGCA TTCTCAGGTGTACGAGCTCTACCCGAACAAGTTCTTGCAACTGGACGAGTCCCGAGTCTACGTGCTCAACACCTTGTTCAACTTGCCGGAGACGTACCTGTTGGCCTGTCTGAtagactttttctccaactcgCGCCAGTACACCCGCGAGAAGAGCGGCGTCGGCGTGAAGGAGGGCGAGCTCACCATGAGCTTCAAGAGTATCTTCCAGGACGTGAGGAACGCCGTCGACTGGATCCACATGCACGGGGATCTCAAGACCAAGACCATCGAGAACCTGGACCAGTACATCAAACGGGACGAGAGGCTGCCCATATGCTTGACCAGGATAAAGGAGAGCGGCGCCAAGGTCTTCTTGCTGACCAACAGCGACTACGTCTTCACCGACAAGATCATGACCTACCTCTTCGATTTTCCACACGGCGCTAAG CCCAACGAGCCTCACAGGAACTGGAAGACCTACTTCGACACGATCGTCGTCGACGCCAAGAAGCCCCTGTTCTTTGGCGAGGGAACCATTCTCAGGCAGGTCGACACAAAGACCGGAGCCTTGAAGTTGGGAACTCACAAAGGTCCCCTGCACACAG ACGAGGTCTACTCGGGAGGCTCTTGCGACGTGTTCACGGAAATGATCGGTGCCAAGGGCAAGGACGTCTTGTACATCGGTGACCACATTTTCGGAGACATACTCAAGAGCAAGAAGATCCGGGGATGGAGAACGTTCCTGATCGTCCCGGAACTCGTCCAAGAATTACACGTCTGGACGGACAAGTGTCAGCTGTTTGCCGAACTTCAAAGCTTGGATGTGATGCTCGGAGAAATGTACAA AAACTTGGACAGCAGCACGAAGGAAAAACCCGACATTTCGAAACTTAGGGCGTCCATTAGGGACGTCACGCACAGAATGGACCTGGCCTATGGAATGATGGGATCTTTGTTCCGCAGCGGTAGCAGACAAACGTTCTTCAGCAGCCAAGTAGTCAGATACGCCGACCTGTACGCGGCAACGTTCTTGAACCTGATGTACTATCCGTTTTCTTACATGTTCAGAGCACCTGCCATGTTG ATGCCTCACGAGAGTACCGTCGCGCACGAGCAACGATTTGTGATGGAAACTCCGACAATTAGCCGCTCCAGAATGttcaaaataaaagagaataaCGGCGGTCATTTGCAAAGCTATTTCGACGCCGAACAGGACAGGGAGGAGCACGACAATGTTCATAGCACAAATAAAAATGGAAGTAGTTCGAAG GATTCGCTGAGCCCGGAAACAGGCTTCGATCAAATTCCGCACGCGAGGCCGGAAACTCCGCGAAACGTGACCCACACTCACGACGACGATTGTAGTGATGAAGACAGCGATTGCGTTAAGCGTTCAGAAGCTTAA
- the LOC100121482 gene encoding cytosolic purine 5'-nucleotidase isoform X3, protein MKWPLRLVRTLRRLPNFRVHFDAEPNTLEQRMIDNMSKQISLGLKRNDRSEQDLDSFNEGNQGQRSDKRELSHRIFVNRSLHLENIKFYGFDMDYTLAEYKSPEYEQLGFNLLKDRLVSLGYPKEISRFEYDPSFPVRGLWFDTLYGNLLKVDAYGNILVCVHGFDFLKHSQVYELYPNKFLQLDESRVYVLNTLFNLPETYLLACLIDFFSNSRQYTREKSGVGVKEGELTMSFKSIFQDVRNAVDWIHMHGDLKTKTIENLDQYIKRDERLPICLTRIKESGAKVFLLTNSDYVFTDKIMTYLFDFPHGAKPNEPHRNWKTYFDTIVVDAKKPLFFGEGTILRQVDTKTGALKLGTHKGPLHTDEVYSGGSCDVFTEMIGAKGKDVLYIGDHIFGDILKSKKIRGWRTFLIVPELVQELHVWTDKCQLFAELQSLDVMLGEMYKNLDSSTKEKPDISKLRASIRDVTHRMDLAYGMMGSLFRSGSRQTFFSSQVVRYADLYAATFLNLMYYPFSYMFRAPAMLMPHESTVAHEQRFVMETPTISRSRMFKIKENNGGHLQSYFDAEQDREEHDNVHSTNKNGSSSKDSLSPETGFDQIPHARPETPRNVTHTHDDDCSDEDSDCVKRSEA, encoded by the exons ATGAAGTGGCCTCTTAGATTAGTTAGAACATTAAGAAGACTCC CCAATTTCCGCGTTCACTTTGATGCGGAGCCTAATACGCTAGAGCAGAGAATGATCGACAACATGTCGAAACAAATATCCCTTGGCCTGAAAAGGAACGACAGGAGCGAGCAGGATTTGGACAGTTTCAACGAGGGCAATCAGGGCCAGCGCTCGGACAAGCGCGAGCTCAGTCACAG GATATTCGTCAACCGAAGCCTGCACCTCGAGAACATCAAGTTCTATGGCTTCGACATGGACTACACACTGGCCGAGTACAAGTCGCCGGAGTACGAGCAGCTTGGCTTCAATTTACTGAAGGACCGTCTGGTTTCGCTGGGCTATCCCAAGGAAATCAGTCGCTTCGAGTACGACCCCAGCTTTCCGGTCAGAGGACTGTGGTTCGACACGCTGTACGGAAACCTGCTGAAGGTCGACGCCTACGGCAACATACTGGTCTGCGTGCACGGATTCGACTTTCTCAAGCA TTCTCAGGTGTACGAGCTCTACCCGAACAAGTTCTTGCAACTGGACGAGTCCCGAGTCTACGTGCTCAACACCTTGTTCAACTTGCCGGAGACGTACCTGTTGGCCTGTCTGAtagactttttctccaactcgCGCCAGTACACCCGCGAGAAGAGCGGCGTCGGCGTGAAGGAGGGCGAGCTCACCATGAGCTTCAAGAGTATCTTCCAGGACGTGAGGAACGCCGTCGACTGGATCCACATGCACGGGGATCTCAAGACCAAGACCATCGAGAACCTGGACCAGTACATCAAACGGGACGAGAGGCTGCCCATATGCTTGACCAGGATAAAGGAGAGCGGCGCCAAGGTCTTCTTGCTGACCAACAGCGACTACGTCTTCACCGACAAGATCATGACCTACCTCTTCGATTTTCCACACGGCGCTAAG CCCAACGAGCCTCACAGGAACTGGAAGACCTACTTCGACACGATCGTCGTCGACGCCAAGAAGCCCCTGTTCTTTGGCGAGGGAACCATTCTCAGGCAGGTCGACACAAAGACCGGAGCCTTGAAGTTGGGAACTCACAAAGGTCCCCTGCACACAG ACGAGGTCTACTCGGGAGGCTCTTGCGACGTGTTCACGGAAATGATCGGTGCCAAGGGCAAGGACGTCTTGTACATCGGTGACCACATTTTCGGAGACATACTCAAGAGCAAGAAGATCCGGGGATGGAGAACGTTCCTGATCGTCCCGGAACTCGTCCAAGAATTACACGTCTGGACGGACAAGTGTCAGCTGTTTGCCGAACTTCAAAGCTTGGATGTGATGCTCGGAGAAATGTACAA AAACTTGGACAGCAGCACGAAGGAAAAACCCGACATTTCGAAACTTAGGGCGTCCATTAGGGACGTCACGCACAGAATGGACCTGGCCTATGGAATGATGGGATCTTTGTTCCGCAGCGGTAGCAGACAAACGTTCTTCAGCAGCCAAGTAGTCAGATACGCCGACCTGTACGCGGCAACGTTCTTGAACCTGATGTACTATCCGTTTTCTTACATGTTCAGAGCACCTGCCATGTTG ATGCCTCACGAGAGTACCGTCGCGCACGAGCAACGATTTGTGATGGAAACTCCGACAATTAGCCGCTCCAGAATGttcaaaataaaagagaataaCGGCGGTCATTTGCAAAGCTATTTCGACGCCGAACAGGACAGGGAGGAGCACGACAATGTTCATAGCACAAATAAAAATGGAAGTAGTTCGAAG GATTCGCTGAGCCCGGAAACAGGCTTCGATCAAATTCCGCACGCGAGGCCGGAAACTCCGCGAAACGTGACCCACACTCACGACGACGATTGTAGTGATGAAGACAGCGATTGCGTTAAGCGTTCAGAAGCTTAA
- the LOC100121482 gene encoding cytosolic purine 5'-nucleotidase isoform X2 produces the protein MGDKHRVTEADLAAFNAANFRVHFDAEPNTLEQRMIDNMSKQISLGLKRNDRSEQDLDSFNEGNQGQRSDKRELSHRIFVNRSLHLENIKFYGFDMDYTLAEYKSPEYEQLGFNLLKDRLVSLGYPKEISRFEYDPSFPVRGLWFDTLYGNLLKVDAYGNILVCVHGFDFLKHSQVYELYPNKFLQLDESRVYVLNTLFNLPETYLLACLIDFFSNSRQYTREKSGVGVKEGELTMSFKSIFQDVRNAVDWIHMHGDLKTKTIENLDQYIKRDERLPICLTRIKESGAKVFLLTNSDYVFTDKIMTYLFDFPHGAKPNEPHRNWKTYFDTIVVDAKKPLFFGEGTILRQVDTKTGALKLGTHKGPLHTDEVYSGGSCDVFTEMIGAKGKDVLYIGDHIFGDILKSKKIRGWRTFLIVPELVQELHVWTDKCQLFAELQSLDVMLGEMYKNLDSSTKEKPDISKLRASIRDVTHRMDLAYGMMGSLFRSGSRQTFFSSQVVRYADLYAATFLNLMYYPFSYMFRAPAMLMPHESTVAHEQRFVMETPTISRSRMFKIKENNGGHLQSYFDAEQDREEHDNVHSTNKNGSSSKDSLSPETGFDQIPHARPETPRNVTHTHDDDCSDEDSDCVKRSEA, from the exons ATGGGCGACAAACACAGGGTGACGGAAGCGGATCTCGCTGCTTTCAATGCTG CCAATTTCCGCGTTCACTTTGATGCGGAGCCTAATACGCTAGAGCAGAGAATGATCGACAACATGTCGAAACAAATATCCCTTGGCCTGAAAAGGAACGACAGGAGCGAGCAGGATTTGGACAGTTTCAACGAGGGCAATCAGGGCCAGCGCTCGGACAAGCGCGAGCTCAGTCACAG GATATTCGTCAACCGAAGCCTGCACCTCGAGAACATCAAGTTCTATGGCTTCGACATGGACTACACACTGGCCGAGTACAAGTCGCCGGAGTACGAGCAGCTTGGCTTCAATTTACTGAAGGACCGTCTGGTTTCGCTGGGCTATCCCAAGGAAATCAGTCGCTTCGAGTACGACCCCAGCTTTCCGGTCAGAGGACTGTGGTTCGACACGCTGTACGGAAACCTGCTGAAGGTCGACGCCTACGGCAACATACTGGTCTGCGTGCACGGATTCGACTTTCTCAAGCA TTCTCAGGTGTACGAGCTCTACCCGAACAAGTTCTTGCAACTGGACGAGTCCCGAGTCTACGTGCTCAACACCTTGTTCAACTTGCCGGAGACGTACCTGTTGGCCTGTCTGAtagactttttctccaactcgCGCCAGTACACCCGCGAGAAGAGCGGCGTCGGCGTGAAGGAGGGCGAGCTCACCATGAGCTTCAAGAGTATCTTCCAGGACGTGAGGAACGCCGTCGACTGGATCCACATGCACGGGGATCTCAAGACCAAGACCATCGAGAACCTGGACCAGTACATCAAACGGGACGAGAGGCTGCCCATATGCTTGACCAGGATAAAGGAGAGCGGCGCCAAGGTCTTCTTGCTGACCAACAGCGACTACGTCTTCACCGACAAGATCATGACCTACCTCTTCGATTTTCCACACGGCGCTAAG CCCAACGAGCCTCACAGGAACTGGAAGACCTACTTCGACACGATCGTCGTCGACGCCAAGAAGCCCCTGTTCTTTGGCGAGGGAACCATTCTCAGGCAGGTCGACACAAAGACCGGAGCCTTGAAGTTGGGAACTCACAAAGGTCCCCTGCACACAG ACGAGGTCTACTCGGGAGGCTCTTGCGACGTGTTCACGGAAATGATCGGTGCCAAGGGCAAGGACGTCTTGTACATCGGTGACCACATTTTCGGAGACATACTCAAGAGCAAGAAGATCCGGGGATGGAGAACGTTCCTGATCGTCCCGGAACTCGTCCAAGAATTACACGTCTGGACGGACAAGTGTCAGCTGTTTGCCGAACTTCAAAGCTTGGATGTGATGCTCGGAGAAATGTACAA AAACTTGGACAGCAGCACGAAGGAAAAACCCGACATTTCGAAACTTAGGGCGTCCATTAGGGACGTCACGCACAGAATGGACCTGGCCTATGGAATGATGGGATCTTTGTTCCGCAGCGGTAGCAGACAAACGTTCTTCAGCAGCCAAGTAGTCAGATACGCCGACCTGTACGCGGCAACGTTCTTGAACCTGATGTACTATCCGTTTTCTTACATGTTCAGAGCACCTGCCATGTTG ATGCCTCACGAGAGTACCGTCGCGCACGAGCAACGATTTGTGATGGAAACTCCGACAATTAGCCGCTCCAGAATGttcaaaataaaagagaataaCGGCGGTCATTTGCAAAGCTATTTCGACGCCGAACAGGACAGGGAGGAGCACGACAATGTTCATAGCACAAATAAAAATGGAAGTAGTTCGAAG GATTCGCTGAGCCCGGAAACAGGCTTCGATCAAATTCCGCACGCGAGGCCGGAAACTCCGCGAAACGTGACCCACACTCACGACGACGATTGTAGTGATGAAGACAGCGATTGCGTTAAGCGTTCAGAAGCTTAA
- the LOC100121482 gene encoding cytosolic purine 5'-nucleotidase isoform X4 — protein sequence MIDNMSKQISLGLKRNDRSEQDLDSFNEGNQGQRSDKRELSHRIFVNRSLHLENIKFYGFDMDYTLAEYKSPEYEQLGFNLLKDRLVSLGYPKEISRFEYDPSFPVRGLWFDTLYGNLLKVDAYGNILVCVHGFDFLKHSQVYELYPNKFLQLDESRVYVLNTLFNLPETYLLACLIDFFSNSRQYTREKSGVGVKEGELTMSFKSIFQDVRNAVDWIHMHGDLKTKTIENLDQYIKRDERLPICLTRIKESGAKVFLLTNSDYVFTDKIMTYLFDFPHGAKPNEPHRNWKTYFDTIVVDAKKPLFFGEGTILRQVDTKTGALKLGTHKGPLHTDEVYSGGSCDVFTEMIGAKGKDVLYIGDHIFGDILKSKKIRGWRTFLIVPELVQELHVWTDKCQLFAELQSLDVMLGEMYKNLDSSTKEKPDISKLRASIRDVTHRMDLAYGMMGSLFRSGSRQTFFSSQVVRYADLYAATFLNLMYYPFSYMFRAPAMLMPHESTVAHEQRFVMETPTISRSRMFKIKENNGGHLQSYFDAEQDREEHDNVHSTNKNGSSSKDSLSPETGFDQIPHARPETPRNVTHTHDDDCSDEDSDCVKRSEA from the exons ATGATCGACAACATGTCGAAACAAATATCCCTTGGCCTGAAAAGGAACGACAGGAGCGAGCAGGATTTGGACAGTTTCAACGAGGGCAATCAGGGCCAGCGCTCGGACAAGCGCGAGCTCAGTCACAG GATATTCGTCAACCGAAGCCTGCACCTCGAGAACATCAAGTTCTATGGCTTCGACATGGACTACACACTGGCCGAGTACAAGTCGCCGGAGTACGAGCAGCTTGGCTTCAATTTACTGAAGGACCGTCTGGTTTCGCTGGGCTATCCCAAGGAAATCAGTCGCTTCGAGTACGACCCCAGCTTTCCGGTCAGAGGACTGTGGTTCGACACGCTGTACGGAAACCTGCTGAAGGTCGACGCCTACGGCAACATACTGGTCTGCGTGCACGGATTCGACTTTCTCAAGCA TTCTCAGGTGTACGAGCTCTACCCGAACAAGTTCTTGCAACTGGACGAGTCCCGAGTCTACGTGCTCAACACCTTGTTCAACTTGCCGGAGACGTACCTGTTGGCCTGTCTGAtagactttttctccaactcgCGCCAGTACACCCGCGAGAAGAGCGGCGTCGGCGTGAAGGAGGGCGAGCTCACCATGAGCTTCAAGAGTATCTTCCAGGACGTGAGGAACGCCGTCGACTGGATCCACATGCACGGGGATCTCAAGACCAAGACCATCGAGAACCTGGACCAGTACATCAAACGGGACGAGAGGCTGCCCATATGCTTGACCAGGATAAAGGAGAGCGGCGCCAAGGTCTTCTTGCTGACCAACAGCGACTACGTCTTCACCGACAAGATCATGACCTACCTCTTCGATTTTCCACACGGCGCTAAG CCCAACGAGCCTCACAGGAACTGGAAGACCTACTTCGACACGATCGTCGTCGACGCCAAGAAGCCCCTGTTCTTTGGCGAGGGAACCATTCTCAGGCAGGTCGACACAAAGACCGGAGCCTTGAAGTTGGGAACTCACAAAGGTCCCCTGCACACAG ACGAGGTCTACTCGGGAGGCTCTTGCGACGTGTTCACGGAAATGATCGGTGCCAAGGGCAAGGACGTCTTGTACATCGGTGACCACATTTTCGGAGACATACTCAAGAGCAAGAAGATCCGGGGATGGAGAACGTTCCTGATCGTCCCGGAACTCGTCCAAGAATTACACGTCTGGACGGACAAGTGTCAGCTGTTTGCCGAACTTCAAAGCTTGGATGTGATGCTCGGAGAAATGTACAA AAACTTGGACAGCAGCACGAAGGAAAAACCCGACATTTCGAAACTTAGGGCGTCCATTAGGGACGTCACGCACAGAATGGACCTGGCCTATGGAATGATGGGATCTTTGTTCCGCAGCGGTAGCAGACAAACGTTCTTCAGCAGCCAAGTAGTCAGATACGCCGACCTGTACGCGGCAACGTTCTTGAACCTGATGTACTATCCGTTTTCTTACATGTTCAGAGCACCTGCCATGTTG ATGCCTCACGAGAGTACCGTCGCGCACGAGCAACGATTTGTGATGGAAACTCCGACAATTAGCCGCTCCAGAATGttcaaaataaaagagaataaCGGCGGTCATTTGCAAAGCTATTTCGACGCCGAACAGGACAGGGAGGAGCACGACAATGTTCATAGCACAAATAAAAATGGAAGTAGTTCGAAG GATTCGCTGAGCCCGGAAACAGGCTTCGATCAAATTCCGCACGCGAGGCCGGAAACTCCGCGAAACGTGACCCACACTCACGACGACGATTGTAGTGATGAAGACAGCGATTGCGTTAAGCGTTCAGAAGCTTAA
- the LOC107980927 gene encoding uncharacterized protein LOC107980927 isoform X1, whose amino-acid sequence MAKRRCPFDEDLSPQMKTHIGELEVLKQDENSMNNVYKKTLQALKDGSKLYPFGKGNSNVTVKMPLEVCGCCRYIDSRKPCRCSYCDQIMCNLCLVPCSKCCESFCQNCSLTVYDTDEQNMCMSCYK is encoded by the exons ATGGCAAAAAGAAGGTGTCCATTCGATGAAGATTTATCACCCCAGATGAAGACTCACATCGGAGAGTTAGAAGTGCTGAAACAAGATGAAAACAGCATGAACAACGTTTATA AGAAAACTTTACAAGCACTCAAAGATGGATCCAAGTTATATCCATTTGGCAAAGGAAATTCAAATGTTACAGTTAaa aTGCCATTAGAAGTGTGCGGATGTTGTAGATACATAGATTCAAGGAAACCTTGCAGATGCTCATATTGTGATCAAATCATGTGTAATTTATGCTTAGTACCATGTTCCAAATGTTGTGAATCATTCTGTCAGAATTGTTCATTGACAGT gTATGATACTGATGAACAGAATATGTGCATGTCTTGCTATAAGTAA
- the LOC107980927 gene encoding uncharacterized protein LOC107980927 isoform X2 gives MAKRRCPFDEDLSPQMKTHIGELEVLKQDENSMNNVYKKTLQALKDGSKLYPFGKGNSNVTMPLEVCGCCRYIDSRKPCRCSYCDQIMCNLCLVPCSKCCESFCQNCSLTVYDTDEQNMCMSCYK, from the exons ATGGCAAAAAGAAGGTGTCCATTCGATGAAGATTTATCACCCCAGATGAAGACTCACATCGGAGAGTTAGAAGTGCTGAAACAAGATGAAAACAGCATGAACAACGTTTATA AGAAAACTTTACAAGCACTCAAAGATGGATCCAAGTTATATCCATTTGGCAAAGGAAATTCAAATGTTACA aTGCCATTAGAAGTGTGCGGATGTTGTAGATACATAGATTCAAGGAAACCTTGCAGATGCTCATATTGTGATCAAATCATGTGTAATTTATGCTTAGTACCATGTTCCAAATGTTGTGAATCATTCTGTCAGAATTGTTCATTGACAGT gTATGATACTGATGAACAGAATATGTGCATGTCTTGCTATAAGTAA
- the LOC100121500 gene encoding craniofacial development protein 1, which produces MGDKDYDSSDSDDSDFVAPQDELSDDSIQSDYDSEGSEGSDHESSNDKKKKNTKTRKHKATKSVGRKTRSTRANKDDELSGNEKDDSTTTIDEKERADSLWASFLSDTATPSKLKSSNTSTSSKTPSCDTSPSTNKTDVPKSSSTSCSADQSDTFNATKTEDSKSPITSVTVKDNSENTVTLANEKEDKPKDKPKLPILNRDIKRKGITSVLGSLNKKTKLSTLEKSKLDWNQFKEENNLKEEINTFNRGKNGYLEKQDFLQRADSRQFEIEKQLRAGKRGSR; this is translated from the exons ATGGGAGACAAAGACTACGACAGTTCAGATTCTGACGATTCAGATTTTGTAGCCCCACAGGATGAATTATCTGATGATTCCATACAGTCAGATTATGATAGTGAAGGAAGTGAAGGAAGTGATCATGAAAGTAGTAAtgataagaagaagaaaaatacgAAAACACGAAAGCACAAAGCTACAAAATCTGTAGGAAGGAAGACTCGTTCTACTAGGGCAAATAAGGATGATGAACTGAGTGGGAATGAGAAAGATGACAGTACTACTACAATagatgaaaaagaaagagcaGATTCTTTATGGGCAAGTTTTTTAAGCGATACAG CTACTccaagtaaattaaaatccagCAACACATCTACTTCATCCAAAACACCGTCTTGTGACACTTCCCCTTCCACAAACAAAACAGATGTTCCTAAAAGTTCAAGTACAAGTTGCAGTGCAGATCAAAGTGATACTTTTAATGCCACAAAAACTGAGGATTCAAAATCTCCAATTACAAGTGTAACAGTAAAAGACAATTCAGAAAACACAGTGACTTTGGCTAATGAGAAAGAAGATAAGCCAAAAGACAAGCCAAAACTACCTATTCTCAATAGAGACATTAAGAGGAAAGGAATAACATCTGTTTTAGgcagtttaaataaaaagactaaATTAAGTACCTTGGAAAAATCCAAACTTGACTGGAATCAATTCAAAGAagagaataatttaaaagaaGAAATAAATACGTTTAACCGAGGCAAAAATGGGTATTTAGAAAAACAAGACTTTTTGCAAAGAGCTGACTCAAGACaatttgaaattgaaaagCAACTGCGTGCTGGAAAACGAGGATCACGATGA
- the LOC100121517 gene encoding 2-(3-amino-3-carboxypropyl)histidine synthase subunit 2, which produces MIELEKCLKWLKAGSYKKVCIQIPDHLLADSAGIVLYLQENSDAFFYVIGDTTYENCCNDKLSADHIQADACIHFGHACLSCTNDLPTFYMFPKKELNFQVFCEEFQKYFQDDAKRLLFFYDISYAYIIEQIFEQLKSKYKNLVLSTLNATSNVPYITTPSTDDFHNSILGRSYHVQPDHEIQSYDAVYLGSNDKTLMTLSMSIPVNLWHWFDGSKFNEYSILSSTWLKRRNFLVEKIKDADVFGIVIASLNIKDYLKITEMLKQILKKMNKKIYLFNVGKITPTKLANFQEVDIFVAVTCSESSLIDSRDYFKPIVTPFEVDLAFNAGRAYSAYHAIDFKQILPGGSKYEEFQVSTDTDVSLTSGKLRTLEDNCLTNENSALTPKSLGVMANTQIDTNFLQSRSWSGLEQKLGESSVSLAVDGRTGIPTNYTNEQL; this is translated from the exons ATGATTGAAttggaaaaatgtttaaagtGGTTAAAGGCAGGATCGTACAAAAAG gTTTGCATACAAATACCAGATCATCTACTGGCAGATTCCGCAGGAATTGTGCTCTATTTACAAGAAAACTCAGatgcatttttttatgtaatcGGTGACACAACATATGAAAATTGTTGCAATGATAAACTCAGTGCGGATCATATTCAAGCTGATGCTTGCATACATTTTGGCCATGCTTGTTTGAGCTGTACAAATGACTTGCCAACATTTTATATGTTTCCCAAAAAAGAGCTTAATTTTCAAGTGTTTTGTGAAGAGTTTCAAAAGTATTTTCAAGATGATGCCAAAcgacttttatttttctatgaTATTTCATATGCATATATTATTG AACAAATTTTTGAGCAACTCAAGTCAAAGTACAAGAACTTAGTTCTATCCACATTGAATGCTACTTCAAATGTACCTTATATCACAACACCGTCAACAGATGACTTTCACAACTCTATACTGGGAAGGAGCTACCACGTGCAACCAGATCATGAAATTCAAAGTTATGATGCAGTATATCTTGGATCAAATGACAAAACTCTAATGACACTATCTATGAGTATACCAGTCAATCTTTGGCATTGGTTTGATGGCTCCAAATTTAATGAATACAGTATCTTAAGCTCTACGTGGCTGAAGAGAAGAAactttttagtagaaaaaataaaagatgcAGATGTTTTTGGAATAGTCATAGCATCATTGAATATCAAggattatttgaaaattacaGAAATGCTCAAACAGATccttaaaaaaatgaacaaaaaaatatacttatttAATGTTGGGAAAATAACTCCAACTAAATTGGCTAATTTTCAAGAG GTTGATATTTTTGTTGCTGTTACTTGTTCTGAAAGCAGCTTGATAGATTCTCGAGATTATTTCAAGCCTATAGTAACGCCATTTGAAGTGGATCTAGCTTTCAATGCAGGAAGAGCTTACTCGGCATATCATGCAATTGatttcaaacaaattttacCTGGAGGATCAAAGTACGAAGAGTTTCAAGTTTCTACAGATACAGATGTATCACTTACGAGTGGTAAACTCAGGACTTTAGAAGACAATTGTTTGacaaatgaaaatagtgcGCTTACTCCAAAATCTTTAGGGGTAATGGCTAACACTCAAATTGATACTAATTTCCTACAATCAAGATCGTGGAGTGGTCTTGAGCAAAAATTGGGTGAAAGTAGTGTTAGTTTAGCTGTAGATGGCCGAACTGGTATTCCTACGAACTATACAAATGAACAGTTGTAA